The following proteins are co-located in the Rhodohalobacter sp. SW132 genome:
- a CDS encoding Gfo/Idh/MocA family protein translates to MKVAVVGTGVRGVAMYGRTLVQDYGEHVEHVGICDTNPGRLEYADQYIGAGCPTFTNLDEMLEKTDPDRLIVTTWDWEHHTCIITGLEHGVDVVCEKPLTIDEHKCQQIIDADKKYDNDIYVTFNYRYPPHRSKVKELLMNGAIGDIRSVDFHWNIDHDHQKRYMQRWHGESQRGGTLWVHKNTHHFDMINWFLDSDPVEVFAKDDLEIFGSNGPFRSTNCRNCPHAEKCDYHWNINDNDHLRQMYAENEHYDGYIRDNCVFRHNIDSHDKHAALIKYANNALLNYSLTSDTDHDGYWIAFNGTKGRLEGREGGWGTPQNHQEWILTPLGEQPQKITVDFTSGSHWGGDPLLLNKLFVDPDMEDPLHQSAGTRDGVMSVLTGVAARKSAASGQPVKIEGLTSLKPHAKRPSDLV, encoded by the coding sequence ATGAAAGTAGCTGTCGTCGGTACAGGGGTGCGGGGCGTAGCGATGTATGGAAGAACACTGGTACAGGATTATGGAGAGCATGTGGAACATGTGGGAATTTGTGACACGAATCCGGGCAGGCTCGAGTATGCTGATCAATATATTGGTGCAGGCTGCCCTACGTTTACAAATTTAGACGAAATGCTGGAGAAAACAGATCCGGATCGCCTTATTGTGACCACCTGGGACTGGGAACATCACACGTGTATTATAACGGGACTGGAGCATGGAGTGGATGTGGTCTGCGAAAAACCGCTGACCATAGATGAACATAAATGTCAGCAAATCATTGATGCAGACAAAAAATATGACAACGACATTTATGTAACATTTAATTATCGATATCCTCCGCACAGGTCTAAAGTTAAAGAGTTGTTAATGAATGGTGCGATTGGTGATATCCGTTCCGTTGATTTTCACTGGAATATAGATCATGATCACCAAAAACGGTATATGCAGCGGTGGCACGGTGAAAGCCAAAGGGGAGGGACATTGTGGGTGCATAAAAATACACACCACTTTGATATGATCAATTGGTTCCTTGATTCTGATCCGGTTGAAGTTTTTGCGAAGGATGATCTTGAAATATTTGGATCAAATGGTCCATTTAGATCTACAAATTGCAGAAATTGTCCTCATGCTGAAAAGTGTGATTATCACTGGAATATTAATGACAATGATCACCTGCGGCAAATGTATGCCGAAAACGAACATTATGATGGATACATTCGCGATAATTGTGTGTTTCGCCACAATATCGATTCTCACGACAAGCATGCAGCTTTGATCAAATATGCCAACAACGCACTTCTCAACTACTCCCTGACTTCTGATACAGACCATGATGGATACTGGATCGCTTTTAATGGGACAAAAGGTCGGCTTGAGGGCAGAGAAGGGGGATGGGGAACACCACAAAATCACCAGGAGTGGATTCTCACGCCACTTGGTGAGCAGCCTCAGAAAATTACGGTTGATTTTACCAGCGGTAGCCACTGGGGAGGAGACCCGTTGCTGTTAAATAAATTGTTTGTAGATCCGGATATGGAAGATCCTCTGCATCAATCTGCCGGAACCCGTGATGGTGTGATGTCTGTATTAACAGGTGTTGCAGCCCGCAAAAGTGCGGCTTCGGGACAACCCGTTAAAATTGAGGGTTTAACCAGTCTGAAACCCCACGCAAAACGTCCATCAGACTTGGTTTGA
- the uxuA gene encoding mannonate dehydratase, producing the protein MIRDCKKLEQTWRWYGNYDSISLQEIVQTGATGIVTALHHIPIGDVWTTEEIEKRKKEIEDAGLRWSVVESIPVHEDIKRQIGNYENYIENYKESLKNLGKCGIKTVCYNFMPVLDWTRTDLEYETADKSTALRFEESALAAFDLYILQRSAAKSSYPEQVIQEAEAFYKKLSSKDAEILTDTILAGLPGSEEGYSLDEFKEMLKSYKGITANDLKEHLYHFLKEVIPAAEQAGIKMAIHPDDPPFPLFGLPRVVSTESDAKSLLDVVDSVHNGLTFCTGSYGARADNDLTGMVKRLGHRINFIHLRSVQHESGKSFHEANHLEGSADIPSVMRAIIEEQLNRKKTGRDDTDIPMRPDHGHKMLDDMNKESAPGYSLIGRLRGLAELRGLETGIRNTLEIH; encoded by the coding sequence ATGATTCGAGATTGTAAAAAACTGGAACAGACCTGGCGCTGGTATGGGAACTACGATTCTATTTCTCTGCAGGAGATTGTACAAACCGGAGCGACCGGAATCGTAACGGCTCTTCATCATATTCCGATAGGAGATGTGTGGACAACGGAAGAGATTGAAAAACGAAAAAAAGAGATTGAGGATGCCGGGCTCAGATGGTCCGTTGTTGAAAGCATACCTGTTCATGAAGATATAAAAAGGCAAATCGGGAATTACGAAAACTATATAGAAAACTATAAAGAGAGCTTAAAAAACCTGGGGAAGTGCGGTATAAAGACAGTCTGTTACAATTTTATGCCCGTTCTGGACTGGACCCGAACAGACCTCGAGTATGAGACAGCCGATAAATCTACCGCCCTTCGATTTGAAGAATCTGCACTGGCTGCATTTGATCTTTATATCCTGCAAAGATCTGCGGCAAAATCATCTTATCCCGAACAAGTTATTCAGGAAGCTGAAGCATTTTATAAAAAACTTTCTTCAAAAGATGCTGAGATTCTAACAGACACCATACTTGCCGGTTTACCTGGATCCGAAGAGGGATATAGCCTGGATGAATTCAAAGAGATGCTAAAAAGCTATAAAGGAATCACTGCAAACGATCTTAAAGAACATTTATATCATTTTTTAAAAGAGGTAATTCCTGCTGCCGAGCAGGCTGGCATTAAAATGGCAATTCACCCCGATGATCCCCCATTTCCGCTTTTTGGTCTGCCCAGGGTCGTAAGTACTGAAAGCGATGCCAAATCTCTTCTCGATGTTGTGGACTCAGTCCATAACGGACTCACCTTTTGTACCGGTTCTTACGGAGCGAGAGCTGACAATGATCTGACAGGGATGGTAAAACGCCTGGGTCACAGAATTAACTTCATCCATCTGCGAAGTGTACAACATGAAAGTGGTAAATCCTTTCATGAGGCAAATCATCTTGAAGGGAGTGCGGATATCCCCTCGGTCATGCGTGCAATTATCGAAGAACAATTAAATAGAAAAAAGACAGGGCGCGATGACACTGACATTCCAATGCGTCCGGATCACGGGCATAAAATGCTTGATGACATGAATAAAGAATCGGCTCCAGGATATTCATTAATAGGAAGGCTCCGTGGCCTGGCTGAGTTAAGGGGGCTGGAAACAGGCATCCGTAATACACTGGAAATTCATTAG
- a CDS encoding CRTAC1 family protein, with translation MMVALLDSIAKNVNPRLNEYSNRKRVEVIRDIPNPDNPQENIVYKGTLAQELIYSGQTEEAIDILESLLNELESATYEIQQRFEENILDLIALAYLRLGEQQNCILNHSSDSCLFPIQGEGVHSLTHGSEMAIQYYERLLSDWQPDNMEYRWLLNIAYMTLGKHPDEVPDRWIIPAERFSSDYTINRFHDVAPKAGLADEMGLSGGSITEDFNNNGLIDIMASSWGLTDQLQYYENNGDGTFTRRTDEAGLTGLTGGLNIIHADYNNDGFADVLVLRGAWLGEAGHHPNSLLRNNGDGTFTDVTESSGILSFHPTQTAVWADFNNNGWLDLFIGNESAGRNQHPAELYLNNKDGTFRNAARQAGVAITGYIKGVTAGDYTNDGYQDLYISILDGPNILMKNNGPNREGIPLFMNLTEQAGVQEPESSFPTWFWDYNNNGFLDLFVSGYYASPADVAREYMNMPVEAEMPRLYRNNGDGSFTDVTSETGLNKVMYTMGSNFGDLDNDGYLDFYAGTGDPDMRSLMPNRMFRNIEGSYFGEVTASGGFGHLQKGHGVSFADLNNNGHQDLFSVIGGAFEGDVYLNSLFENPGNDNNWITLMFEGDQSNQFGVGNRIRIEIEEADSIRTIHRTVTTGGSFGASSLQLEVGLGKAEKINILEVYWPASDIRQEYSDLKMNQFYRIKESGEQPEPIIRTPFEFSGTSPFHHEH, from the coding sequence ATGATGGTTGCTCTGCTCGACAGCATAGCCAAAAATGTGAATCCACGCTTAAACGAATATTCAAACCGTAAACGCGTGGAAGTAATACGAGATATACCCAACCCCGACAATCCACAGGAAAATATAGTTTATAAAGGTACACTTGCCCAGGAATTGATTTATAGTGGTCAAACCGAAGAAGCTATAGATATTCTTGAATCACTATTGAACGAACTGGAAAGTGCCACCTATGAGATACAACAAAGGTTTGAGGAAAATATACTCGACCTGATTGCCCTTGCGTATTTACGTCTTGGAGAACAGCAAAACTGCATTTTAAATCACTCATCAGATTCGTGTCTTTTCCCAATACAGGGAGAAGGAGTTCATAGTCTGACCCATGGTTCAGAGATGGCCATTCAGTATTATGAACGTCTTCTTTCAGACTGGCAGCCAGATAATATGGAATATCGGTGGTTGCTGAATATTGCATATATGACTCTTGGGAAACATCCTGATGAAGTGCCCGACAGATGGATTATCCCTGCCGAACGTTTTTCGTCTGATTACACGATTAACAGGTTTCATGATGTTGCTCCCAAAGCCGGGTTAGCTGATGAAATGGGTTTGTCGGGGGGCAGTATAACCGAAGATTTTAATAATAATGGCCTGATCGACATCATGGCATCATCCTGGGGTTTAACCGATCAGCTTCAATATTATGAAAATAATGGGGATGGCACATTTACCAGGAGAACGGATGAAGCCGGGCTAACCGGGCTGACAGGCGGACTAAATATCATTCATGCGGATTACAACAATGATGGATTCGCCGATGTACTTGTATTAAGAGGTGCATGGCTTGGAGAAGCGGGGCATCATCCAAATTCACTGCTCCGTAACAATGGCGACGGCACGTTCACAGATGTCACCGAAAGTTCTGGCATTCTGAGTTTTCACCCGACCCAAACTGCTGTCTGGGCGGATTTTAATAATAATGGCTGGCTGGATTTGTTTATTGGAAATGAATCCGCGGGAAGAAATCAACATCCGGCAGAACTCTACCTGAATAATAAAGACGGGACTTTCAGAAATGCTGCACGGCAGGCCGGGGTCGCCATTACAGGCTACATTAAGGGAGTTACTGCTGGTGATTATACCAATGACGGCTACCAGGATTTATATATCTCAATTCTTGATGGGCCGAATATTTTAATGAAAAATAATGGCCCCAACAGAGAGGGTATTCCCCTGTTTATGAATTTGACGGAACAGGCAGGAGTTCAGGAACCAGAATCGAGTTTTCCCACCTGGTTTTGGGATTATAATAACAATGGATTTCTGGATCTATTTGTATCAGGATATTATGCCTCGCCGGCAGATGTAGCAAGGGAGTACATGAATATGCCGGTTGAAGCTGAAATGCCGCGGCTCTACCGTAACAATGGCGACGGTTCGTTCACCGATGTTACTTCAGAAACCGGGCTTAATAAAGTCATGTATACAATGGGGTCAAATTTTGGAGATCTTGATAACGACGGATACCTTGATTTTTACGCTGGCACAGGAGATCCTGATATGCGTTCACTGATGCCGAACCGTATGTTTCGGAACATTGAAGGATCGTATTTTGGTGAGGTTACAGCCTCCGGAGGATTTGGCCATCTGCAAAAAGGTCACGGCGTATCATTTGCCGACCTCAACAATAACGGCCATCAGGATCTTTTTTCGGTTATTGGCGGTGCATTTGAAGGCGACGTTTATCTGAATAGTCTTTTTGAAAATCCGGGGAATGACAACAACTGGATTACACTCATGTTTGAGGGTGACCAGAGTAACCAATTCGGCGTGGGCAACAGAATACGTATTGAAATTGAGGAAGCAGACTCCATCCGAACCATTCACCGTACCGTGACAACAGGCGGCAGTTTTGGGGCCTCAAGCCTTCAGCTGGAAGTTGGGCTTGGAAAGGCAGAAAAGATCAATATACTTGAAGTCTACTGGCCTGCAAGTGACATTCGGCAGGAGTATTCAGATTTAAAAATGAACCAATTTTACCGAATCAAAGAATCAGGTGAGCAACCAGAGCCCATCATTCGAACTCCATTTGAATTCAGCGGTACTTCCCCCTTTCACCATGAACACTGA
- a CDS encoding putative oxidoreductase C-terminal domain-containing protein, translating into MESTSTEFSGAENEVKIINMNPGHFHAGLIHMHNYTQVDPVVHVYAPDGDEVDSYLSMVEQFNSRESNPTNWQPEVYRGDDYLSRMLDEKPGNVMVVAGNNARKIEYINNAVENGINVLSDKPMIIKPEQFSVLKETLENADEQGLLVNDMMTERHEITSILQKELAQKTELFGELNPGTAEEPAITKESVHFFYKTVAGETLIRPAWFFDVEQQGESIVDVSTHLVDLIMWQLFPEEPIDYENEDDGVEVVNARTWDTDLTQSQFEQITTEESFPDYLMQDVEDDVLTVTANGEFVFRVRGVYGKVSAQWGFTNPDGGDTHFSVLRGSLADLVIRQDIDQDFTATLYVEPTENADMDNFESTLNSVLEDLNESYPGLGYENTELGYKITIPDELSETHEEHFTRVTERYLDALVDGSLPEWERTNLLTKYYLTTRAYELSR; encoded by the coding sequence ATGGAATCTACATCCACAGAATTTTCGGGGGCTGAAAATGAGGTGAAAATCATAAACATGAACCCGGGTCATTTTCATGCCGGTTTAATTCATATGCATAATTACACTCAGGTTGATCCTGTGGTTCATGTTTATGCACCCGATGGCGATGAGGTTGATTCATACCTGTCTATGGTTGAACAGTTTAACTCCCGGGAATCAAATCCCACTAATTGGCAGCCTGAGGTGTATCGTGGTGATGATTACCTGAGCCGAATGCTCGATGAAAAACCGGGGAATGTGATGGTTGTTGCCGGGAATAATGCACGTAAAATCGAATATATAAACAATGCTGTGGAGAATGGTATAAATGTGCTTTCAGACAAGCCCATGATCATCAAACCGGAGCAGTTCTCTGTGTTAAAAGAGACTCTTGAAAATGCAGATGAACAAGGGCTTCTTGTGAATGATATGATGACCGAACGGCATGAAATTACCAGTATTCTCCAGAAAGAGCTTGCTCAGAAGACTGAGCTGTTTGGTGAATTGAATCCCGGTACAGCAGAAGAGCCTGCAATCACGAAAGAAAGTGTTCACTTTTTTTACAAAACCGTAGCAGGCGAAACACTGATTCGACCCGCCTGGTTTTTTGATGTGGAACAACAGGGAGAATCGATCGTGGATGTTTCAACACATCTTGTTGATCTGATTATGTGGCAGCTTTTCCCGGAAGAACCTATTGATTATGAGAATGAAGATGATGGTGTCGAGGTCGTAAATGCGAGAACCTGGGATACCGATCTCACTCAATCCCAATTTGAACAGATCACAACTGAGGAGTCATTTCCTGATTATTTAATGCAAGACGTTGAAGATGATGTCTTGACAGTAACTGCGAATGGAGAATTTGTCTTTCGGGTACGGGGAGTGTATGGTAAAGTCTCGGCCCAGTGGGGATTTACGAACCCCGATGGAGGCGACACCCACTTTTCTGTTCTAAGAGGCTCACTGGCTGACCTGGTGATCCGCCAGGATATTGATCAGGACTTTACTGCAACACTTTATGTTGAACCAACAGAAAATGCTGATATGGATAATTTCGAATCCACACTGAACTCTGTTCTGGAAGATCTAAATGAGTCGTACCCGGGACTGGGGTATGAAAACACAGAACTTGGATACAAGATTACGATACCAGATGAGCTGAGCGAAACGCATGAAGAACACTTTACAAGAGTAACGGAAAGATATCTTGATGCGCTGGTTGATGGAAGTCTTCCGGAATGGGAGAGAACAAATTTGCTTACAAAGTATTATCTAACGACAAGAGCGTATGAATTAAGCAGATAG
- a CDS encoding Gfo/Idh/MocA family protein, producing the protein MSKKNKNNGMTRREYLKTSIFGATGLFMAPTIIPSSVIGKRAPSNNINIAQIGWGRIAVGHDLPGVLSDPGTRLIAACDVDLNRVNGANEWAKEFYNSEDVQRPDDYVEVNTYQNYREMLEEETDIDAVIISTPDHAHILPTIEAALAGKHIYLQKPHSLTVEEGRLMTDILQRTGTIFQIGSQQRATNPWPHFKRACELVRNGRVGNLQTIEIGLPYDPPGGNPEPQPVPEGLDYDAWLGTTPYVPYTEDRVHSEAGIVGRPGWLRCENYSAGMITGWGAHHLDIAHWGMGTEYTGPIEVEAEAVFPPDEPNYDGLWDVHGDFRVEATYKNGVNMIVSDPEVFPNGIRFKGDEGWIFVTRGSGVTASDPDSDTVEDGPLQASSPNLLSELGPDAFRISGKPDETHHHNWLRCIREQTTATSAPAEVSHRSTTACLISHIAMKLPRKLYWDPINEKFKNDDEANAMLSRPQRYPYKASQIPGLVTR; encoded by the coding sequence ATGAGTAAAAAGAACAAAAATAATGGAATGACAAGACGTGAATATTTGAAAACGTCAATATTTGGAGCGACGGGTCTTTTTATGGCTCCAACGATTATACCCTCATCAGTTATAGGTAAAAGAGCTCCCAGTAATAATATCAATATTGCTCAGATTGGATGGGGCAGGATAGCAGTAGGCCATGACTTGCCAGGGGTTTTAAGTGATCCGGGTACACGATTGATTGCAGCGTGTGATGTTGACCTTAATCGTGTAAATGGAGCCAATGAATGGGCAAAGGAATTTTATAATAGTGAAGATGTGCAGCGTCCGGATGATTATGTAGAGGTAAATACATATCAGAATTATCGTGAAATGCTTGAGGAAGAAACAGATATAGATGCAGTAATCATAAGTACTCCGGATCATGCGCATATTCTGCCAACGATTGAAGCGGCTTTAGCAGGAAAGCATATCTACCTGCAAAAACCTCATTCTCTTACGGTTGAAGAGGGGCGTCTGATGACAGATATTCTCCAGCGAACGGGAACCATCTTTCAGATTGGAAGTCAGCAGCGCGCAACCAATCCGTGGCCGCATTTTAAAAGAGCATGCGAGTTGGTGCGAAATGGTCGGGTTGGAAACCTTCAGACAATAGAGATTGGGCTTCCTTACGATCCGCCGGGAGGAAATCCTGAACCACAACCTGTTCCGGAAGGACTGGATTACGATGCGTGGCTGGGTACAACTCCCTATGTTCCTTACACGGAAGACAGAGTTCATTCTGAGGCTGGAATTGTGGGCCGGCCGGGATGGTTACGCTGCGAAAACTATTCTGCTGGTATGATTACCGGGTGGGGTGCCCATCATCTTGATATTGCCCACTGGGGCATGGGTACGGAGTATACCGGGCCGATTGAAGTAGAAGCGGAAGCCGTATTTCCACCAGATGAACCGAATTATGATGGATTGTGGGATGTGCATGGTGACTTCAGAGTTGAAGCAACCTATAAAAACGGAGTAAACATGATAGTCTCTGATCCAGAAGTTTTTCCAAACGGAATTCGTTTTAAAGGAGATGAAGGATGGATCTTTGTTACCCGTGGCAGCGGAGTAACCGCCAGTGATCCAGACTCCGATACGGTTGAAGACGGGCCGCTTCAGGCAAGTTCACCTAACCTGCTTTCTGAACTCGGGCCGGATGCATTTCGCATAAGTGGAAAGCCAGATGAAACTCACCATCACAACTGGCTGCGATGTATACGCGAACAAACAACAGCAACCTCGGCTCCGGCTGAAGTTTCTCATCGTTCAACAACGGCTTGTCTAATATCACATATCGCAATGAAGTTGCCCCGTAAGCTTTATTGGGATCCGATTAATGAAAAGTTCAAAAATGATGATGAAGCAAATGCAATGCTTTCGCGGCCGCAGCGATATCCCTATAAAGCATCACAAATACCAGGACTGGTTACGCGATAA